A genomic window from Punica granatum isolate Tunisia-2019 chromosome 2, ASM765513v2, whole genome shotgun sequence includes:
- the LOC116193823 gene encoding vegetative cell wall protein gp1-like, which yields MAEEDRVDVSKEVNPPAPAHSQPPLTRAPPPLTPAGVLPAYSGAPSTHLPPPTSSGALLLRASLTSPASDDHARIAALKGTINQLAASMTTNMAELFALLRGPNRASSSSTPPPGQGPTVDPTSWIPPTQVPESTDAPALPTTHTAAAHPFTIPFPPPPAPAAVPLPPTAFLTSDQAMSAPPPVPMPAPAAVYTTPPSMVFLAPSAPTPTHPQVAELPPTRLYNLTPTSPTKHRRP from the coding sequence atggcggaagagGACCGCGTCGATGTCTCCAAGGAAGTCAATCCACCGGCCCCGGCACATTCTCAGCCGCCCCTGACGCGTGCTCCACCACCTTTGACTCCCGCGGGCGTACTTCCGGCGTATTCGGGCGCCCCTTCTacgcatctcccgcccccaACGTCTTCAGGGGCGCTTCTTCTGCGAGCCTCACTAACGTCGCCCGCCTCCGACGACCACGCCCGCATCGCAGCACTTAAGGGCACGATCAACCAGTTAGCTGCAAGCATGACCACCAACATGGCGGAACTATTCGCCCTACTCAGGGGACCGAACCGCGCATCCTCAAGCTCTACACCACCTCCGGGACAAGGACCAACGGTCGACCCAACGTCTTGGATTCCGCCAACCCAAGTTCCGGAAAGCACTGATGCTCCCGCACTGCCAACGACGCACACGGCCGCGGCCCACCCATTTACCATCCCCTTTCCACCACCACCGGCCCCCGCAGCCGTCCCTCTACCACCGACAGCGTTCCTCACTTCGGATCAGGCCATGTCTGCACCCCCACCTGTTCCCATGCCGGCCCCAGCCGCAGTCTATACCACCCCTCCGTCGATGGTTTTTCTAGCGCCAAGCGCACCTACTCCAACTCACCCTCAAGTTGCGGAACTCCCTCCTACCCGCCTCTACAACCTCACACCAACTTCCCCTACCAAGCACCGCCGCCCATAA